Within the Methanomassiliicoccus sp. genome, the region CAGGTACCGGTGTGCTGCTCGCGGTGGGCATCCTGATCCAGTTCTACGAGGCACTAGGAAGGGAACAAATGATGGAAATGCACCCCATGCTCCGGGGCTTCTTCGGAGGCGATTGATAGATGCAGCAGGCACCTCTCCCGCCCCGTCCAGCCCCCGACCCGAAGAAGCAGATGAACCAGTTCATCACCATCTTCATCTTCGTGTTCGCCATGTTCGTGCTCTTCGACCAGTCCCTCCGGACCTGGTTGGGCACCATCGTGGGATACGTCCTTGAACCGCTAGTCGGCCTCAACGGCACCGTGCCGGTGGTGACGCTTATTCTCACGGGCATCATCATGACCGCACTGTCGGTCGTCCTGAGGCACTTCTTCACCGATTACGTCGGGCAGGCCGAGAGCCAGAAGATCGTCAGCGCCTTCAACAAGGAGCTCCAGAAGGCCAGGGTGGAGAACAACAAGTACAAGATCAAGAAGCTTACCGAGGAGCAGCCCAACATCCTCAAGAAGTCCATGGAGATGTCCACAAGCCAGATGAAGCTGATGCCAGTCACCATGCTGGCCATCATCCCCATCTTCGCCTGGCTTTCGGTGTGGATTGGGCACCTGGACCCTGCCATCGCAGTGGTCAACGTCCCCTGGGCCACCAACGTGAGCCTCACTGCCTCGAACGTGCTGCCCAACTGGGTGCTGCTGTACTCGCTCATCAGCATACCGTTCGGTCAGATCCTCAGCCGTGCCCTGCGTTACTTCGAGTTCCGCAAGCGGCTGCGTGAGATCGAGGCCCAGCCGGCATGAGGATCACCATCAGCGGCCCGCCGGGGTCGGGGAAGACCACGGCTTGCCGGTTGGTCGCGGAAAGGCTCCACCTAAGGGTGGTCATCTCGGGAGATATCTTTCGGCAGCTGGCCAAGGAATCGTCAATGTCCCTGGCCACCTTTGGCTCGATGTGCGAGTCCGATCCCGATGTCGATCGACGTCTAGACGAACGCATGGTAGAGATCGCCCGATCCGGGGACGATCTCCTTCTGGAAGGGCGCCTCACCGCCCACATGCTGACCATGCACGGCATCCCGGCCTTTAGGGTGTACATGGGAGCTGACCTCGAGGTCCGCGCGGCCCGAGTAGTAGAGAGGGAGGGGGGCACCCAGGCCCAGAGGAAGCAGGAGATCGTGGAGAGAGAAAAATGCGAGGCCCGCCGGTACCGCGCCTATTATGATATTGATATAAACGACCGGAACATCTACGATCTGGTGATCGATACCACTGATAAGACCCCTGAGCAGGTGTCTGAACTCATCTGCGACGCGGCGGTGGCCTACCATGGCTGATGTGCTGATCCGTGACAAGAGCCCCCTGGGCGTGAACGCCGGGAAGAAGCCGTCGGAGAGGACGATAGAGGAGCTCCTGGAGGCGGGGGTCATCATAATGGACAAGCCGATGGGTCCGACGTCCCATCAGGCGACGGCGTGGGTCCGGGACATCCTGCACATCGAGAAGATCGGCCACGGAGGCACTCTCGATCCCAAGGTGTCCGGCGTGTTGCCCATCGCCACCGGCCGCGCGGTCCGCGCGCTCAACCTCGTACTGCGCTCGGACAAGGAGTACGTCTGCCTCATGCGCCTGCACCGCGACCGGAAAGAAGAGGACGTCCGCCAGGTCATGGCCACCTTCATCGGCCGGATCTACCAGACCCCCCCGGTGCGCTCGGCGGTCAAGCGGCAGATGCGGGTGCGGACGATCCATACGCTGAACATCCTCGAGATCAAGGGACGCGACGTCCTGTTCCGCGTGGAATGCGACGCCGGCACCTACATCCGGACGCTGTGCGTAGACATCGGCGATGCTCTAGGGGTGGGGGCGAGTATGGAAGATCTCCGCCGAACGCGATCGGGAGACATGCTCGAGGACAAGGCAGTCACTCTGCAGGACATCAAGGACGCGTATGTCGAGTGGAAGGAAGGGGACGAGCGGTGGCTCCGTTCGATGCTCCTGCCCATCGAGGTGCTTTTCGACCCCCTGCCCAAGGTCGTCATCAAGGACAGCGCGGTGGACGCCGTGTGCCACGGCGCAGACCTCGCCGCGGTCGGAGTGGCCAAGGTGGACGCGGCGGTGAAGAAGGACGGCATGGTGGCGATGTTCACCGCCAAAGGAGAAGCGGTGGCAGTCGGCACGGCATCGATGTCCCCCGAGGAGATGGTAAGGGCCAAGGAAGGCGTGGCCGTCTCCACCGACCGCGTATACATGCCAGCCAGCACCTACCCCAAGATGTGGTAGCGACCGCTGGGCATTCTTTCAGCCCAGATACTTATTCATAGATGTCCATTTTCAGTCGGTCGGACCAATCCGCCGTTCAGATTTAATACTCATCTCCGTCCGAACATGTTCGTCACCTAATGGAAATAACCACCCAGGCATCTAGCTCGCAACGGCTCATCGGCTTGTCCGATGAGGTGAGGAGGGTTATTGAATGACACTGGAAAAGAGTAAAGTACAGAAGGTCCTGCGATACCGGTGGGCGGTGTTCGGGATTATGGCGTTCGCCTACTTCTTTGTGTACTTCCACAGGGTGTCCACATCGGTCGTCTCCAGCGACCTTCAGGACACTTTCGGAGTGGGCGCAGCGTCCATCGCGCTGTTGAGCTCGGCGTACTTCTACGCCTATACCGTCATGCAACTACCGTCGGGCATACTGACGGACAGCTGGGGACCGCGCAGGACGGTGAGCCTGTTCACTCTCGTCGCTGCGGTCGGCGCCATACTGACCGGGGTCGCCACGGACTTCGAACTGGTCATCGTCGGCCGTGTGATGATCGGCGTGGGCGTGGCCATGGTGTACATCCCCATCATGAAGATCCTGGCCACCTGGTACCGCAAGAACGAGTTCGCCTCGCTCAGCGGAATCCTGCTGGCGGTCGGCAACATCGGTGCCCTGAGCGCCGCCGGCCCCCTGGGCATCCTGTCCGAAGCCATCGGTTGGCAGCAGGTGTTCTTCATACTTGGCGTCCTGTCCGTGGTGCTGGCCATTGTTGCCTACCTGATAATACGGGACCGCCCCGCGGAAATGAACCTCCCGACCATCCAGGAGATCGAGGCCGAGGAGAAGGGGGAGCCTGTTCCCGAGGCCAAGGCGGCGGAGAAGATCCCCATGGTCAAGGCCCTGAAGATGACCTTCGGATCAGGCATGAACTTTTGGCCGCTGGCGATCTGGTTCTTCTTCATGTACGGCAGCATCATGGTGTACCAGGGACTGTGGGCCGGGCCGTTCTACAAGGATGTGCTGGGATGGGACAAGACGACCTACAGCACGGTGCTGACCTTCATCGGCATAGGCATGATCTTCGGATGCCCCCTGGCCGGAATACTCTCGGATAAGGTCCTGAAATCCAGGAAGAAAGTACTGATCGTAGGCACTCTGATCTACACGGCGGTGTGGGGCATCATATGGCTTGCCGGGGCGCAGATCACCAGCACTGTGGCGTGGATGGGCATCAACTTCCTGTTCGGCTTCTTCGGCGGGTTTTTCGTGGTGAGCTATGCCCAGATCAAGGAACTGTTTCCCATCACCATCGTGGGTACCACTACTGCAGCGCTCAACATCTTTCCCTTCGCCGGGGGCGCTGTGCTGCAGCAGGTCTCTGGCCTCATGCTCACCACCCGCACCGCGGAGGGCTACCAGCTCATCTGGCTGTTCATGTTCGCCTGCATGCTGATCGCCTGCGTCGGGGCATTCCTCTCTCGGGAGAAGACCCATGTGCCGGAGACCACCGCGACGGATGTGACCAAGAAGGGGCAGGCCTCCCATTAGGCTGCTAACGTCTTCGGGGGGTCCCCGCCCCCTTATTCATTCATGCTAAGGATGCAAGTGAGAATATGATTACAAGATCAAAGAAGGACGAGAACGGAGTAACGATGCGGGAACGCATGATGCGGGCCCTGGCATGCAAGGAGAACGACCGGCCTCCGGTGGCCGGCATGACCACGAGCGGAACGACCCAGCTCATGGACTACGCTGGAGCGGCGTGGCCCGAGGTGCACACTGATGCAGTCAAGATGTCCAAATTGGCGCTGGCGGCATACCCATTCCTGGGACTGGAATCGGCGCGGGTTCCGTACTGCCTCAGCTATGAGGCCGAGGCGCTGGGCTGCAAGGTCTTCCTGGGCACCAAGAACAGCACCCCCATGGTGAAGGCGCATCCTTACCGGGACGATCCCGATGCTGAGCTGGTGCTCCCAAAGCGCTCGGAGATCCCCGAACTCGCCAGGAACAAGGTGGTGCTGGAGGCGGCCAAGCTAATGAAGGCCGGCGCGGGTGAGCTGCCGACCATCGTGGGCGTCACCGGGCCGTTCACCATCGCCGGCCATCTGGTGGGAACGGAGAACCTTCTGTTGTGGGTGGCCACCGACCCGGAGAAGGTGCACAAGTTCGTCAAGTTCGCCGCCGAATATGAGAGAGAGTGGCTCAAGATCATCGACACCCTGGGCATTGACCTCATCCAGATGAGCGAACCATCCGCGTCCTGGGACATGCTGTCAGAGGAGATGTTCCGGGAGTTCGCCCTGCCCTACATCCGGGAGACATTTAGCGGAATGGAGAGCACCAAGAAGGTGCTGCACATCTGCGGCAACATGACCGAGGAGCTGGATAATATGGTGGCGACGGGGGCGGACGGGCTCAGCATCGAAGAGAAGAGCGACCCTTACCGCTCGGTCAAGCTCGTGAACCATCGGGCCGCCCTCATAGGCAACGTGGGCGTGGTGCGTCCACTGCTTCAGGGCACCCCGGAGCAGGTTCGCGAGATGACCATGAGGTCAGTGGACGCCGGGTTCAACATCATATCGGCCGGATGTGGCCTGTCGGCGATGATCGACAAGGCCAACATCAAGGCCATGGTCGACACGGTGAAGAGCCTGCCCAAGAAGAAGTGATCCCACGGCGGGGCGCGCCCATTCCCTTTTCCTCCCGCCCCGCCCGAAACCCTTTCTTAAGAGCGCGATAGGTAATCAGCCAGGACCTTGCGCTCGGCTCGCCTGAGAATGACGTTGAGGGTGGACTTGGAGCACTTGATGCTGGGAGCCATCTCCTGCAGCGTGGTCCTCTGCGGAATGTCGTAGAACCCGAGGTCGAAGGCAAGTAACAGCGCTTGCTTCTGCCGGAAGGTGAGGGCGTTCCGCGACTCCTGTTCCCGGGTGCAGTGGACCTTGACGTCCCGACCGCTGTCCTTCAGCTCACCGATGAGCCGACGGATGGAGTCGGCGTCCGGTCCCATCAGATTCCATATCACGGTCCCATCCTCCCTCATGGTGCATGATTCCAGGAAGCAGTGCGAGCCGGTGATGATGTGGCATATGGCACAATCATGGTTGGAGACCATAGCGATATAGTCGCCGGGCGCGGTCTTGGAGATCTCGACAGTACACCAGTCACCGACCCGATCCTTGATGTCCGCAAGCTCGGTCTCGCACAGCTCATGAGGTCCCTGGATCCTGACCAGGCTGTGCCCGAAACGCGGACCGACGGGGGCACATCGCAGCACGCTGACGCTCATGCCGCTCTTCACCAGGCTGGGCAGGAAGTTGCTGCAGATATGCTCGTTCACCATCTTGTACGATAGAATAACCCTCCGCAATCACACCACAGATGCTGTACATTACGGGAAAAGAAATAAACTTGCTCCGAAGGTCACGCAAGTCGGTTGATGTGTTAGAAATGCATAACAAATCTTAAATATCAAAGTTATGTATATCGCACATAAAGTTAGAATAACATAACATTGGTGATGTCATGGAAATGACCGGTTCGAAAACCGAGGAAAAGAGCCCAGTGAGGGGAAACAAGAGCATTAGCATGGTCAGGGCGAGAACGATAAGCATGGTGCTGGGCGGAGGGCTGCTGATCGCCTGTGGTATCCTTATGCTGATAGAGGACACCATAGACGACATCCTGTGGGTGGAAGTGTTCATGGGGTTGGGCCTCTTCGGCGGTGGCCTGTTCGAGTACCTCGGCCTACGTAAGCCACTCAAGGACGAAAGGACCGCCCGGATCGGCACTCTGGCAGCGACCTACTCATGGTATACCGTGCTGGTCGTGGTCGGCTTCCTTAGCATGGTCTATGGTATGGGCGGGGGCCACAAGATCTCCATGTCTCAGGCTACCGGGGCCGTCCTCATTACCATGGTCATATCCATCATGGCCTTCAACTGGTACCTCGGTCGCAAAGGGGACGTGGAATGAGGACCACCATCAAGGAGCACCGGGCGCGGATGGGCCTGACGCAGGAGCAACTAGCCGATAAGGTCGGAGTGAGGCGGGAGACCATCGTCTTCCTGGAGAAGGGTAAGTACAACCCCTCGCTCCGCCTCGCCCATGACGTGGCCTCTGTTCTGAGGGTCAAGATCGACGATCTATTCTTGTTCGACGACGAAGGTGCCGCTCACCAGGGGTGAGATTAATCTAGGTTCCGGAGATTCAGGATCCATGGCCGAGAGGACCGAGGGTCTTAGCATCGTGAAGGTCGATCGCAGCAACGCCGACCGGTACATCGAACTCATCAAAGCGCTAGCCGACTTCGAATCCCTCGACCCACCAGACGAAGAGGGAAAGGCAAGACTGATCCGGGATCTGACCTCCGATCCGCCCATGTTCCACGCCTACCTCGCCATGCTGGAGGGCGCCCCGGTCGGCTACCTGGCATTCTACTTTACCTACTCCACGTTCCTGGCCCGTCCGACGCTGTTCTTAGAGGATATTTTCATCCTGGAGGAGCACCGTAAGAAGGGGATCGGACGGGAGCTGTTCCGCTTCTGCGTGCGCGAGGCTGAACGCCGGGGATGTGGAAGGATGGAGTGGACCGCCCTCAACTGGAACACCCCAGCCCACCAGTTCTACGAGGGCATGGGGGCCAAGAAGCTAGACTGGTACCTCTTCCGCCTCGTTGCCGGGGATTTCAGCATAGCCCTGGACCGCTGAAGTCACTTAGAAGTGAAAGGTAAGCTCAGCGCTCGTACTTCGACTCCTCGATGCGGCGCTTCAGCGTCTCCTCTTCACTCTCTGATGCCATCTCCGGCGCCGTACTCTCCGCCTCGAGCTCTGGAGCAGCGGTTCCGTCACCCCAGATGTACAGCGGAGTAAGCTTACCGCACGCCCCGCAGCGCCGTATCCTGACCACGAACAGGTTCAGACCGAAGTAGCCGGGGACGAACAGCCCGCCACATCGCCGGCAACGCCTTATGCTGGCCATGACCGAACATGGCGATACATAATATATCTTAACGCTCGCGGGACCGAGCCATGTTCAGGTCTGTAAATGGTACGGTCACATTGAAGCCTTGGTCACGCATCCGGGACCCCTAGGGGTGCGCTCTTGGTCGATAATGGTGAAGTGAAGACAGGCGAAGCGGGCGAAGGTTATCGACGTCTGAACCGGAAATGCTTGCCCGCCATGTACCTCGGCAACGGGATCACGTACGTCATTCTGCTGACCGTATTCCTTCTGGTAATGAACTACGCCCGGGAGGGGCTCGGTCCGGCTGGCGGCACCTTATGGCTAGTGGGCATCGCCGTGCTGGCGACGGTGCTCGTCTACATGCTGGCGGCACCGCAGGTCTTCTATGCCCGTTACCGGTACGTGATCACCAGGGACAAGGTGGACGTTCGCTACGGCGTCCTGGTTCTAAGACACATCCTGGTGCCCATTGAAAGGGTGCATCAGGTCGAGGTGACGAGAGGGCCGATCGATAACATGTTCGGACTGGGGCACGTCAGCATCACGACCGCCGGGGGCACTGCCAAGATCAGGTACCTGGAGATCGACGAGGCGGAGAAGATAGCGGACCGCCTAAACGAGCTGGTCGGCACCATGTTGCGAGAAAGGGAGGGAACGTGTCCGACCCCCTGAGGTGCCACCCTACGGTTATCGCGGAGAATTCCCTCCGCCTGCTCTTCTCCCTGGCGGTCATCATCCTACTGGTGGGACGGCTGGACCTCACTCTGATGGCGTGGGTATGCGCAGCCGTCCTGGTGCTGGTCGTCCTCTTCAACTACCGCCAATGGAAGATGACGCTGATACACTTCAACGAGACGGAGCTGGTCATCGAGAGGAACACCCTGTTCAAGCTCAAGAAGACCCTGCCATACGACAGGATCGCAGCCGTGAACCTCAACCGCGGGGTGTTGAACAGGGCGTTCGGGACCTCCAAACTGATGATCAACATCAACTCCGGCCATCACGCCATGGCTCCCGAAGCGTCTCTGACGTTCAGGCAGGAAGTGGCAGAGCAACTGAGAAATGATGTGTCACGGCGCCTATACGCGCATCATCTTGCTCCGGAGGAGGAGGGAAAGGTCGAGACGCTGGTATCGTTTTCCCCGGCGGACGTCGTCATCCACAGTCTGTTCAGCGTCCCGACTTTCCAGAACCTGCTGGGCGCTTTGTTCCTGGCGAACTCCGTCTTCGAGCTGTACCGTTCAACAGTGGACGCAGGATCGTTGGGTTCGGCGCTGACGTCCCTGGGCATGTTCTTCCTGGTCCAGGTGGTGCCATCAGGGTTGCAGCTGTTCCGCTACTACAACTTTAGGGTATACCGCAGAGGAGATATCATCTACCTACAGCACGGCCTGATCCAGACATACAGGACGTCGTTCAGCATATCCAAGATCAACGCCGTCCGGGTGAAGAGCACCTTAGCTTCCAGACTGATGCACCGATCGTGCATCGAGGCCGAGGTGGTGGGCATCGCATCCAACGATGGCAATGGCAACGCTCGGCCAGTCATATGCCTGCTGAAGGACGACGCGACGATCGGCCGGCTGCTCGGTGAGCTGGTGCCGGAGTTCATTTACGAAGGCCGGCCGAGCAGACAGCCGAATGGAGCGAAGTGGGTACTTCTGGCCCGGGCAGCCATCGCCTCTCTGGCCCTATCCGCGATCATGGTCTATCCCTCGATCGCCGTTCACCGCCAGCTTACATCTCAGACTGGACTCCTGGGAGCGATGGCGTACGCTCTGCCGCTGTTCACGGCGATGTCCGTCCTGGCCTTCTTCTACGCTGCGCATCTTTCGTACAAGGTCCGGGAGATCGACCTCGATGACAACCTGTTCACCTTCGTTAACGGCATCCTGGACCGTGAGACCGTGGTCATGAGCTATGACAAGGTGCAGATGGTGCATGTGAGCAGGGGCCCGATCGCCAGGAGGTTCAAGGTATCGCAGGCCACGGTGTACATGCTCTCCTCCACCGGAACGAAGAGCGTTTCCTCCGGGCTGTTTCCAGAGGACCAGCTTGACAGGATCGGTGACATCGTGATGGACCGGATCACCGCGGGCAGGAGCGACCGCCGTACGAAGGAAGTCTAGGCGACCAACCGTCAGAACTCGAGGAGCGACCTCTGCCCGCGGATCAACGGTCGGGCCTCGATGCCCAGCCTTGCCTTGATCTCGCAGGCCAGGGAATCGGCGAAGCCATGATGGGTGATGACAACCTCCGGCTCGCAGGCCTTGACGAACGCTATGAGGTCGTTGAAGTCGGCGTGGTCAGAGAATGGGAACGCCTCGTCCACGCCCAGACGAGCCCTGTAGCCGCTGTCCAGGGCCCACCCTGATACTGCGAGGCGCTTGGGGTTCCTGCGGCGCAGCACCTCGGCGTTCTGCGTCCGGTTCAGCCACGGGGAGCAGATGACCACGAACGGGTCGTTGGGGTCCTCCCCATCCCACAGCCTGCACTCCAAGGGATCATCTTCGCTGCGCACCAGGGCGGTGGCGTTATACACTGAGCGATCAGCGTACGGCCCGAACTCACGAAGCACACGGAGCATGTCCTGGGACTTGCCGAAAGGATAGGCATAAAGCGACACCGGACGCCCCTGAGAGATGATGTCCTCGACCTCGTCCCGTACCAGCGAGGCGATGATATCGCTGGGCGGGAACACATAACGCGGCTTGCCGTAGGTGGACTCGATAATCAGCACGTCCGTCTTCACCGGCCTCGCCCCCTTGCTTCCGCAGCGGTCCCTGGTGCATAAGTCCCCGGTGTACAGTACCTGGCGGCCATCGACCTCCACTTGGAACATACGCGATCCGGCCATGTGCCCGGCGTCGAACTCCTCGATGCCGTTGGCCTGGCCCATGGTCAGCTGCTTCTTGCTCCGGCTATTAAGGCAACGGAGGGTAACCTCTGAGGCGACCACCTGGGTGCCGACCACGCGCTTGGGCAGGTGATCGGAGTGGGCGTGGGATATGCAAAAGGTGCCGCAGGCTTCGATGACGTCGGCGTCAAAGTAGTAGGCCTCGTCTCCCAGGACCTCTACGCCGTTCCCCAGGCGTATGGTCAGCGCTCTCCCCGGCATCTCGGTTTCGATGCTGGATAGAGTAGTTAAAAGTATCTACAGGACCCCGGCGACCGGCGAAAGAAGCCTGCCTGTGCCGTCCGGGAGATAGGAAGTTGGCCGGGAGCACGCCCCCGGCCTCTGTGCCCTCGGGTGACGGCACCGCCACAGCCAGCTCGTGGGGTGCCTGGCGGTTCACGGGACTCTAGCTCTGCAGCCTCATCGGACTGCCGCAGCAGTCGAAGGAGCAGCCCTCGACGCACCCGCAGGACTGGGACGAGGAGGTCTCGGTGCCGCACTCACTGCACTCCTTGACCACCCTGAGCTCCAGTCCACAGCTCTCGCAGACATATACCTGGTCCATCTTCATCTCGTTGCAGCTTGGCATTGTTAGTCCTCGATGCAACTACGTTGCCAGTGCATAGATAAGACTATCTCCCGAGCCCGACTGGACATTCGGGGGAGATGTGCTCCATATCGACAGGTCATCGCTCGTGGTCCAGCCTGCGGATCATTATGCTCCTTAGCCCCATCGTATCCCGTGCAGAGTATTTTTCCCGGCTATGGCATCTAAATCGTCAACAGATTATACATGAATGAATATGGTTAGACTGGTGGGAGAAGTTGAACGGTCTTAGAAGCAAGATCAAGATCGCCTCGATCTTGATCGTCGCATTCGTCATCATGATAGCAGCTCTGATGTACTATCCCTACAGGAAGGATAGCGTAGCTCACGATAATAACAATCCCATAGTGCTGACGGTTCATGGATTAGTCACCGATGAGAATGGAACGCCGTTGGAGAACGCTTCGGTCATTGTTACGGGCCCGGGAGTTATCACCAAGATGACAAATGCTAGCGGCTTCTATTCCATAACCTTCAATGCCGTATTGGAGCTTAACATATCGGCAATGGCTTCAGGTCACTGGGTGGAATACGCTACAATCTATCCTAATGATCAGAAGACTGATATTTTCGCGAACTTCACCCTATGGAAAAGCACGATCATCAGCGTGCCGTTGGGAATAGCGACGTTCATCGATTCCCCCGACGGCTCGTCCCGTTTTACGCTGAACATCAACGTTACCAACAGCTGTTATATCATCAAGCAGGCAGGCTCGGATGAATCCATTCCTATGTATCTATCCGCTGGCAATCTCACATGCAATACGTCGGTCGGTAGTGGTCCGACGATACTGTACATGAACGTCAGCATTTTTGGATCGTACTGGATGACGAACAAGACGATCAGAGGGTTTGGTTGTGAAGCAATAGGTCCTGCTTACGGCGTCCCCTTGAATATGGTTAATCCTGACACGACCACATCATCCTGGAACCATACAACTTTTGATCTTAAATATGGGGAGCGAGGAAATGTGACACTAGCTGCAAAGAATGATTCTTACTCATTTCCGACGAACTTTGCTCCTACGTTCACAGTGGATGCTCTTGGTAAGAACATCACGTTCCATGAGATCGGTGTGCAGACATTCGATTACATCATTGAAAGGGAACAACTCGTCAATGTCAGTGGCGTGGTGGCTTCAATGGATGTCACTCCCTTGACGAGCGGGAACCACGCATATGATGTATACGTCGAGGACGGCTGCATGATCTGCCTCAGAGAGGTCGCTTCCAATCACTCATGACCAGCGTCCATCAGGCGACCTGATCTCACCGATCGCTAGATGGCAAGGTGACGGCCCACCGGTACCGGTCTTCACCCGGGCAACGTTTCGGCGCCCGCTGACGTTCCCAGCCCACCGGAAGCGAAGGGCTACTTTCGGGGACCTCCCCCGGCTCCGGCTTAATATTCATAAGGCAGGCATGATAAAGGGAGAATGAGCATAGCAACGAGGGAAGCGGGGGCGCTGGCCATCGGGTCGCGCCGGGAGTTCACCGACCACCTCACGGTCCGCACCTCCATACCCACCCTGGACGCATTCTTCGACGGAGTGCGGTGCAGGGCCATGACCCTCATCGATTCTTCCGACCGCATGCTCTTTGACCTGACTCACATCCTGTGCGTCAACGGCGTCAGCACGCTGGGCCGGGAGGTAGTGTGGATCGACGGCGGGAACTGCGTCGATCCCTACGAGCTGGGAAGGATCAGCAAGCGCTTCGGCCTGGACCGGACCGAGGTGCTGGACAGCGTGCGGGTGGCAAGGGCGTTCACCGCCTATCAGCTCGTCTCCCTGATCGACGAGCGGCTGGAGGACGAGGTGCGACGCACCGGGGCGGGAATGGTCATCGTGTCCTGCCTGCCAGATATGTTCCAGGACAAGGAAATGCACTGGTCCGAATCATACCAGCTGATCAAGCGATGCGTGGAGAGGCTGCACGATCTCTCGCGACGGGAGGGGACGGCGACTTTGGTGACGAACTATGGATTAATGAAGATCCTGCAGCGCAAGAGCCTGAAGGGCTTGCTGTACGGCACCGCGGACGATATCGTGCGCATCGAGAACGCCGCGGGCTGCCTGCGCATCGTCCTGCCGAACGACCAGGAGAGCATGCTGTACCATCCTGTGCCACACAACCAGACGACACTCGAAGAGTTCATGGGGCGATGATATGGGCCGCACCGTACCGACCTACCGGATGACGCTGGAGTCGATCGTGCAGAGCTGGGCGGACTTCCGTCGAGCGCTTCCCAAGGAGGACCGGGAGGTCTTCGATCAGATGGTCAACCGGGCAAGAATGCACTCTTCCGCCGCATCTTACGCGGCGTTCTCCGACCCGGTGGA harbors:
- a CDS encoding PH domain-containing protein; this translates as MSDPLRCHPTVIAENSLRLLFSLAVIILLVGRLDLTLMAWVCAAVLVLVVLFNYRQWKMTLIHFNETELVIERNTLFKLKKTLPYDRIAAVNLNRGVLNRAFGTSKLMININSGHHAMAPEASLTFRQEVAEQLRNDVSRRLYAHHLAPEEEGKVETLVSFSPADVVIHSLFSVPTFQNLLGALFLANSVFELYRSTVDAGSLGSALTSLGMFFLVQVVPSGLQLFRYYNFRVYRRGDIIYLQHGLIQTYRTSFSISKINAVRVKSTLASRLMHRSCIEAEVVGIASNDGNGNARPVICLLKDDATIGRLLGELVPEFIYEGRPSRQPNGAKWVLLARAAIASLALSAIMVYPSIAVHRQLTSQTGLLGAMAYALPLFTAMSVLAFFYAAHLSYKVREIDLDDNLFTFVNGILDRETVVMSYDKVQMVHVSRGPIARRFKVSQATVYMLSSTGTKSVSSGLFPEDQLDRIGDIVMDRITAGRSDRRTKEV
- a CDS encoding MBL fold metallo-hydrolase RNA specificity domain-containing protein, with protein sequence MPGRALTIRLGNGVEVLGDEAYYFDADVIEACGTFCISHAHSDHLPKRVVGTQVVASEVTLRCLNSRSKKQLTMGQANGIEEFDAGHMAGSRMFQVEVDGRQVLYTGDLCTRDRCGSKGARPVKTDVLIIESTYGKPRYVFPPSDIIASLVRDEVEDIISQGRPVSLYAYPFGKSQDMLRVLREFGPYADRSVYNATALVRSEDDPLECRLWDGEDPNDPFVVICSPWLNRTQNAEVLRRRNPKRLAVSGWALDSGYRARLGVDEAFPFSDHADFNDLIAFVKACEPEVVITHHGFADSLACEIKARLGIEARPLIRGQRSLLEF
- a CDS encoding carboxypeptidase-like regulatory domain-containing protein, which gives rise to MNGLRSKIKIASILIVAFVIMIAALMYYPYRKDSVAHDNNNPIVLTVHGLVTDENGTPLENASVIVTGPGVITKMTNASGFYSITFNAVLELNISAMASGHWVEYATIYPNDQKTDIFANFTLWKSTIISVPLGIATFIDSPDGSSRFTLNINVTNSCYIIKQAGSDESIPMYLSAGNLTCNTSVGSGPTILYMNVSIFGSYWMTNKTIRGFGCEAIGPAYGVPLNMVNPDTTTSSWNHTTFDLKYGERGNVTLAAKNDSYSFPTNFAPTFTVDALGKNITFHEIGVQTFDYIIEREQLVNVSGVVASMDVTPLTSGNHAYDVYVEDGCMICLREVASNHS